A window of Maioricimonas rarisocia genomic DNA:
CATGGCGGGATCCTGACCATCACTGTGGCCAAGAATGCCCCGAAGTCACGCACGGTTCCGATTTCGGTTCCCTCGAAGCAGGACTCCGATGCTGTGGCGTCCGGTCCGGCGGCCGCGGGAGCCGCCACTGCAGACCCGACCTCAGGTGAAGGCTGAACCGTACACCTGGATCGACAACGGCAGAGCAATCATGCCTGCTGCGGTGATGCCCTTTCACGGAATGAGGAACCGGACCGCGTGAACTCGAGTGATGTGCCACCCCTCTCCCCGGAGCCGCTTGATCCGCAACTGACGACGATCCAGCCGGGCGGCGGTTTCGTAATGCGGATGGAGCTGGCCTGGGGGTACGTCCGCCGCTGGTGTCTGCGGACGTTCTTCAAGTCGTACGTCGCGCGGATGCAGCAGTTGCGGAAAGGGGAGGAGAATCCCTGTCCGCACGAAGTGCTCGACCCGCGTGACCTGAAGTACTACCAGAACCAGGGCGGCTTCTACTGGGAGCCGCAGGACGACCCGTTCGCCTGGCGCGATCGCATTCCGTTCGCCCGGGCTGGTCTGGCCGAGCTGCTGTTCTTCGCGATGGTCACGTTCGGGCCGGCGGCACTCGTCGCCTGGCAGATCAACGCTCAGAAGATTTCGGGCTCGTGGTTGACCATCTGGTGGCTCGTCGTCGCGGCACTGCTGATTACGGGCGGATTGATCGTCTGGTTCTTTCGCGATCCGAACCGTCGCATTCCGGATGGAGAGGGCGTCGTTGTCTCGCCGGCCGACGGCAAGGTCGTGCAGGTCGAACGGGTCGAGGACAACGAGTTCATGAACGGGCCGGCAGTGCAGATTGGTATCTTTCTGTCGATCTTCAACGTCCACATGAACCGGGTGCCGATGCGCTCGCGGATCATTCAGCTGATTTATCGCCCCGGCAAGTTTCTTAACGCCCTGCTGCCGCAATCGGCCCAGGAGAACGAGCAGCTCGAAGTCCGGCTGCAGGGGCCCGCTCCGGCGCATCGTCGGATGATCGTCCGGCAGATTGCAGGCGCCATCGCCCGGCGGATCGTCTGCTGGTCGAAACCGGGCGACGAACTGGGGACGGGCGAGCGGTTCGGAATGATCAAGCTGGGCT
This region includes:
- a CDS encoding phosphatidylserine decarboxylase family protein, which codes for MNSSDVPPLSPEPLDPQLTTIQPGGGFVMRMELAWGYVRRWCLRTFFKSYVARMQQLRKGEENPCPHEVLDPRDLKYYQNQGGFYWEPQDDPFAWRDRIPFARAGLAELLFFAMVTFGPAALVAWQINAQKISGSWLTIWWLVVAALLITGGLIVWFFRDPNRRIPDGEGVVVSPADGKVVQVERVEDNEFMNGPAVQIGIFLSIFNVHMNRVPMRSRIIQLIYRPGKFLNALLPQSAQENEQLEVRLQGPAPAHRRMIVRQIAGAIARRIVCWSKPGDELGTGERFGMIKLGSRTELLIPDEPELEIVVKPGDTVHAGSTVMARYRDGSSNS